A section of the Amblyomma americanum isolate KBUSLIRL-KWMA chromosome 2, ASM5285725v1, whole genome shotgun sequence genome encodes:
- the LOC144118517 gene encoding uncharacterized protein LOC144118517, with the protein MRWLAASALLFLIAVQLAPLAESGPDKCKVYKKVKNVQWEKMARKEWLEALHSRSRHPECLSRAYFPQRGRLERRKKRGPHKTVEKSYHPFTVHKGDIFLYRDETQFEQLISTDHRDWALIYHCWPKGSGAHFVLLITRKGGVVTGDMLQKARAALRRAGYHEKITWKRSGCLCRRKKSGRQGRKKKYRKIELSQSEPGIEKTDEGSDVVEESLSIRIKVEYVMLPPVIEGSI; encoded by the exons ATGCGATGGCTTGCAGCGTCAGCGCTGCTATTTTTGATCGCCGTTCAGCTGGCACCACTGGCTGAGTCCGGACCCGATAAATGCAAGGTCTACAAGAAAGTCAAGAATGTCCAATGGGAAAAG ATGGCGCGTAAGGAATGGCTGGAGGCGCTTCACTCCCGCAGCAGACACCCCGAGTGCCTGTCGAGGGCGTACTTCCCCCAGAGGGGGAGACTCGAGAGGCGCAAGAAAAGGGG GCCACATAAAACCGTGGAGAAGTCGTACCATCCGTTCACTGTCCACAAGGGTGACATATTCCTCTATCGAGACG AAACCCAATTCGAGCAGCTCATCTCAACGGATCATCGTGACTGGGCACTTATTTACCACTGCTGGCCGAAAG GGTCTGGAGCTCACTTCGTTCTCCTTATCACCAGAAAGGGCGGTGTGGTCACCGGCGACATGCTGCAGAAGGCTCGCGCTGCTCTACGGAGAGCTGGGTACCACGAGAAGATCACCTGGAAACGTTCTGGCTGTCTTTGTCGCAGAAAGAAGAGCGGGAgacaaggaagaaagaagaagtaTAGAAAGATAGAGCTCTCTCAAAGCGAACCAGGAATCGAGAAAACAGATGAAGGGTCTGACGTTGTCGAGGAGTCACTGAGCATCAGAATTAAGGTTGAATATGTCATGCTTCCCCCAGTAATAGAGGGATCTATATAA